One genomic window of Methanosarcina acetivorans C2A includes the following:
- the ftsA gene encoding coenzyme F390 synthetase, which translates to MENSKSYFNPEIETMYRGELDALIEERVRYTVKYAAENSPFYRKWFEKHRVNPGDIKAHEDLLELPIISGKTIRENQPPERKDFMFRSVGWEDVFTIHETSGTSGTPKSFFLTWEDWERYAEKYARIFRSQGFGPGDRVVVCASYGMNVGANTMTLAARQLGMSIIPEGKCTFPLRVIEAYRPTGIVGSVFKLLNLARRMQAEGIDPEQSGVNKLVVGGEAFAEESRNHLSEIWGCPVYNTYGSTEGTMCGECSEITGLHVPEDFVHLDVYDPRLENFVPDGDCGRVILSTLLPVGAKAGNLLLNYDTDDTTVVLTRKTCSCGRTHMKILTPQREAETSWVEGTPFNRVDVERGVFQSGNMDYLTGEYEAFLYGGEDEGENALRVSLECENPETCDRTIVKENFLHSFFRYKPPLARAYEDGTFKILFNFTGPGELELYKIKGRPKRLVDRR; encoded by the coding sequence TTGGAAAACTCAAAATCTTACTTTAATCCGGAAATCGAGACCATGTACCGGGGAGAACTAGATGCTCTCATAGAGGAAAGGGTGCGGTATACGGTAAAATATGCGGCAGAAAATTCTCCTTTTTACAGGAAATGGTTTGAAAAACACAGGGTAAACCCTGGAGATATCAAAGCCCATGAGGACCTCCTTGAACTTCCAATTATCTCCGGAAAAACTATCCGGGAAAACCAGCCTCCTGAGAGGAAGGATTTCATGTTCAGGAGCGTGGGCTGGGAAGATGTTTTCACCATTCACGAGACCAGCGGCACGAGCGGAACCCCAAAGAGCTTTTTCCTTACCTGGGAGGACTGGGAGCGCTACGCAGAAAAATATGCCCGGATTTTCAGGTCCCAGGGCTTCGGGCCCGGAGACAGGGTTGTTGTCTGTGCCTCCTACGGCATGAATGTGGGGGCAAACACCATGACCCTTGCTGCCAGGCAGCTTGGAATGAGCATTATCCCTGAGGGCAAGTGCACTTTCCCCCTGCGTGTTATTGAAGCCTACAGGCCCACAGGCATAGTGGGCAGTGTATTCAAGCTCCTGAACCTTGCCCGCAGAATGCAGGCTGAAGGTATCGATCCAGAGCAGTCAGGCGTAAACAAACTGGTCGTCGGAGGCGAAGCCTTTGCTGAGGAGTCAAGGAACCATCTCTCGGAAATCTGGGGCTGCCCTGTGTATAATACCTACGGGAGCACGGAAGGGACTATGTGCGGAGAATGTAGCGAAATTACGGGGCTGCATGTTCCCGAGGACTTTGTCCATCTTGATGTTTACGACCCGCGCCTGGAGAATTTCGTACCTGATGGAGACTGTGGAAGGGTTATCCTGAGCACTCTCTTGCCTGTCGGGGCAAAGGCAGGGAACCTGCTCTTAAACTACGATACCGATGACACGACTGTCGTCCTTACGCGCAAAACGTGCTCCTGTGGCAGGACCCACATGAAAATCCTCACTCCCCAGCGAGAGGCAGAAACCTCCTGGGTTGAAGGAACTCCTTTTAACCGCGTTGATGTGGAAAGGGGCGTCTTCCAGAGTGGAAACATGGACTACCTGACAGGAGAGTATGAAGCTTTTCTCTACGGGGGAGAAGATGAAGGAGAAAACGCACTCAGGGTAAGTCTGGAATGCGAAAACCCCGAGACCTGTGACCGTACTATTGTGAAGGAAAACTTCCTCCACTCATTTTTTAGGTACAAACCTCCCCTTGCCAGGGCTTATGAAGACGGCACTTTCAAGATCCTTTTCAACTTTACGGGACCGGGAGAGCTTGAGTTGTATAAAATCAAGGGAAGGCCAAAGAGGCTTGTGGACAGGCGATAA
- the nikR gene encoding nickel-responsive transcriptional regulator NikR codes for METELMRIGVSLPDTLLSKFDEIIEKRGYSSRSEGIRDAIRSYISYYEWMGDIKGHRVGTVAVIYDHTKRGLSNALADIQHHYSHLIKSSVHIHLDHDNCFEVIVLDGDGEEIKELAEAIMALKGVKFSKLTTVASNEKI; via the coding sequence ATGGAAACAGAACTTATGAGGATAGGGGTCTCCCTTCCAGACACCCTTCTTAGCAAATTTGATGAGATTATCGAAAAAAGAGGATACTCTTCCCGTTCGGAAGGCATAAGAGACGCCATCAGGAGTTATATTTCTTACTATGAGTGGATGGGTGACATAAAAGGTCATCGTGTAGGGACGGTTGCTGTCATATACGACCACACAAAACGCGGACTATCAAACGCCCTTGCCGATATCCAGCACCACTACTCTCACCTGATAAAGTCTTCCGTACACATCCACCTCGACCACGACAACTGTTTTGAAGTAATCGTTCTGGATGGAGACGGCGAAGAAATTAAAGAGCTCGCTGAAGCTATAATGGCCCTTAAGGGAGTTAAATTCTCAAAACTTACCACGGTAGCTTCAAACGAAAAAATCTAA
- a CDS encoding ArsR/SmtB family transcription factor has translation MSEKKIIEVRDAYSLPEDVLETVHKALHEDVEEIVGLFKVLADPTRLRILKALEVQSLCVCVLVEATDQKHSALSYHLKLLKEAGLVDSRRERSFQIYDLTEFGNLLLKYIEKHFEKN, from the coding sequence ATGTCCGAGAAAAAAATAATAGAAGTTCGGGATGCTTATTCTCTTCCTGAAGATGTACTCGAAACTGTTCACAAAGCCCTGCATGAAGATGTTGAAGAGATTGTCGGCTTATTCAAGGTTCTTGCAGATCCGACCCGTCTGAGAATTCTCAAAGCCCTCGAAGTCCAGAGCCTCTGCGTCTGCGTGCTTGTTGAAGCTACGGACCAGAAGCACTCTGCACTTTCTTATCACCTCAAACTCTTAAAGGAAGCAGGGCTCGTGGATTCGAGGAGAGAACGCAGTTTCCAGATCTACGACCTTACGGAGTTCGGAAACCTGCTCTTGAAGTACATCGAAAAGCACTTTGAAAAAAATTAA
- a CDS encoding flippase-like domain-containing protein, with the protein MTSVSVVLPAYNEAARIENTVSITAETLSKITDSFEIIIAEDGSTDGTDRIASRLSEQYSYVKHLHSDERQGRGRALNRAFKAASGEVLCYIDVDLATDMSYLEKLIRAVSTEGYDFATGSRIMPESDAKRPFKREFASRGYNSLVRLFLHSKLYDHQCGFKAFRRDALFELLDEIDNQHWFWDTELLVRAQYRGYRVLEFPVYWRHGGSSKVNFVKDILGMGSEVFRLWWELFFPGLFSGKGKLFLAASLALLILALVATFLGASDVLDNIKQVSLSTLVLASLVYCISWPLRGIRFQQILNRLGNHYGLGFLTGSIFISQSANVILPARIGDLSRMYILKKSKDLAFTTSLSSLTVERVFDIIAITSIAALASSGVASRFELAAWMESLIRFSGFAILIFFVGLFSLSFREGRIAKRGGKKVSAISSGEPLHKIKEFISAFIHQMSIVAVRPGAFLAVVASSLFIWGMDIFTCYLVLKAFPTAGVDMSSGFTISLIFLAVALGNIAKTFPVTPGAIGTYEVALTAVFGLGGIRPELGFTVAVLDHIIKNSVTLLGGGIALSGLGLRWREVLSTSPDTLKGM; encoded by the coding sequence ATAACCAGCGTCTCAGTAGTTCTACCCGCTTACAATGAAGCCGCCAGAATAGAAAATACGGTCTCGATAACAGCAGAGACTCTTTCAAAGATAACCGACTCTTTTGAGATCATCATAGCAGAGGATGGGAGCACGGACGGTACGGACCGGATAGCTTCCCGGCTTTCGGAACAGTACTCTTATGTCAAACACCTTCATTCCGATGAACGGCAGGGCAGGGGAAGAGCCCTGAACAGGGCTTTTAAGGCTGCCTCAGGAGAGGTACTCTGTTACATTGATGTGGATCTTGCAACAGATATGAGCTATCTGGAAAAACTGATCCGAGCTGTAAGTACGGAAGGCTATGACTTTGCCACCGGTTCGAGGATAATGCCCGAAAGTGATGCAAAAAGACCTTTCAAGCGGGAGTTTGCTAGCAGAGGGTACAACTCCCTCGTGCGGCTTTTTTTGCACTCAAAACTCTATGACCACCAGTGCGGATTTAAGGCTTTCAGAAGAGACGCCCTCTTTGAACTGCTCGACGAAATCGATAACCAGCACTGGTTCTGGGACACCGAACTCCTGGTCAGGGCTCAGTACCGGGGATACAGGGTTCTGGAGTTCCCCGTCTACTGGAGACACGGTGGGTCAAGCAAGGTCAATTTCGTAAAGGATATTCTTGGAATGGGGTCTGAGGTTTTCCGCCTCTGGTGGGAACTCTTTTTTCCGGGGCTTTTTTCTGGGAAAGGAAAGCTTTTTTTGGCAGCTTCTCTTGCCCTTCTGATCCTCGCCCTTGTTGCAACCTTTCTCGGGGCTTCCGATGTTCTGGATAATATAAAGCAGGTGTCTCTGAGCACCCTGGTTCTTGCTTCCCTTGTTTATTGCATTTCCTGGCCTCTCCGGGGGATTCGTTTCCAGCAGATCCTTAACAGGCTTGGAAACCACTACGGGCTTGGCTTTCTTACGGGAAGCATTTTCATCAGTCAGTCTGCAAATGTGATCCTTCCTGCCCGAATAGGAGACCTGAGCAGGATGTATATCCTGAAAAAGAGTAAGGACCTTGCCTTTACGACGAGTCTTTCCTCTCTGACCGTAGAAAGGGTCTTTGACATAATTGCAATTACCTCTATTGCCGCACTTGCCTCTTCAGGGGTAGCTTCCAGATTTGAACTTGCCGCCTGGATGGAGTCCCTTATCAGATTTTCAGGGTTTGCCATCCTCATTTTCTTTGTGGGTCTCTTTTCCTTGTCTTTCAGGGAAGGTCGCATAGCAAAGAGAGGAGGGAAAAAGGTTTCTGCAATTTCTTCTGGCGAACCTCTCCATAAAATAAAAGAGTTTATATCCGCTTTCATCCATCAGATGAGCATTGTTGCCGTCCGTCCCGGTGCCTTTCTTGCAGTGGTTGCTTCTTCCCTTTTTATATGGGGAATGGATATCTTTACCTGCTATCTGGTCCTGAAAGCCTTTCCGACAGCCGGGGTAGATATGTCTTCAGGATTCACGATCTCCCTTATCTTTCTGGCAGTAGCCCTCGGAAATATTGCAAAAACTTTTCCTGTTACTCCCGGGGCTATAGGGACGTATGAGGTAGCCCTTACCGCAGTTTTCGGGCTTGGAGGGATTAGACCGGAACTCGGGTTTACGGTCGCTGTGCTTGACCACATAATAAAGAACTCGGTAACATTGCTTGGAGGTGGAATTGCTCTTTCCGGGCTCGGCCTCCGGTGGAGAGAGGTCCTTTCAACGAGTCCCGATACACTGAAAGGAATGTGA
- a CDS encoding DUF2298 domain-containing protein: MSDYLQVILWFFLIELLGLLSIPLAENAGNRLADGGISAAKTLGILLVAYFSWIFSYIWGFNRVTILISVLVLCLLSIGLYRKKRIFPERKILLVNELVFLTAFFFFLIIRVHLPEIYMHEKFMDSAFLNAVIRTSSFPPADPWFAGGSLDFYYYFGYLSVGVPGVLCAVKPSILFNLAVALTFALSFNLFFGIGYNLTHGKIRYGLLTAGFGMLLGNLQGLFEFVSMYVLKEQVSSMYYWSSSRVIPFTINEFPYFTFIHGDLHSHMLAIPFQLLVLGFLLNIYFRKNEHSIFENSLSFFTFSIALGFLFPSNSWDFPVYFGLTLFVIFAFYYGHYIQKKNTSYSISGFFSTFILVSVFSFLPYLPFYLSFSPQAAEGFDFVLPESRTTIDKFLILFGLFLFLAFSFLVIRLDSGRKIGFFILLIGGSILLSMAWAIPLLAVLLPLLTLSLFIFLKDLPERSATGFVSLLIATAAFLGLLCEVVFLDDPISGEFARMNTVFKFYIHLWIFLAIAASYSYYALRSFSWGESGNRGLLKGAYVKRTWAAVLVLLVISCSFFPVVSTCTRIKEMNAEPSLDGMEYMKELDMGDYNAINWMQENITGSPVILEAAADDGGYGYTSRVSANTGLPTVIGWARHERFWGRDHREVKQRIKDVRSIYSTGNEKKALELMDKYNVSYVYIGNLERQTYSVKLDKFEDETCFEPVYMGTVTIYKLKEICKR, from the coding sequence GTGTCAGATTACCTTCAAGTAATTTTATGGTTTTTTCTTATAGAGCTCCTGGGCTTGCTTTCTATTCCACTTGCTGAAAATGCCGGGAACAGACTGGCTGACGGAGGTATTTCGGCAGCAAAAACTCTGGGAATTCTGCTTGTAGCTTATTTTTCCTGGATATTTTCTTACATCTGGGGCTTTAACCGTGTTACAATTCTGATCTCTGTTCTTGTTCTTTGCCTACTGTCAATTGGCCTTTATCGGAAAAAGAGAATTTTCCCCGAGAGAAAGATTCTGCTAGTCAATGAACTCGTGTTCCTCACAGCGTTCTTTTTTTTCTTAATTATACGCGTTCATCTCCCGGAAATATATATGCATGAGAAATTTATGGATTCTGCCTTTTTAAATGCGGTAATAAGGACTTCCTCTTTTCCTCCTGCCGATCCCTGGTTTGCAGGCGGGTCTCTGGATTTTTACTATTATTTTGGGTACCTTTCCGTGGGTGTTCCGGGAGTACTCTGTGCTGTCAAACCTTCCATCCTTTTTAACCTGGCAGTTGCCCTTACTTTTGCTCTTTCCTTCAACCTCTTTTTTGGCATTGGGTATAACCTTACTCATGGGAAAATCCGATATGGGCTCCTTACGGCAGGGTTCGGGATGCTGCTTGGAAATTTGCAGGGACTTTTTGAATTCGTATCCATGTATGTCCTCAAGGAGCAGGTTTCAAGTATGTACTACTGGAGCAGTTCAAGGGTTATTCCTTTTACGATAAACGAGTTTCCATATTTCACTTTCATACATGGAGACCTGCACTCTCATATGCTTGCAATCCCGTTTCAGTTACTTGTGCTGGGGTTTCTCCTGAATATATATTTCAGGAAAAATGAACACTCAATTTTTGAAAATAGCCTGTCTTTTTTTACATTTTCAATAGCCCTGGGTTTTCTGTTCCCATCCAATTCCTGGGACTTTCCTGTGTATTTCGGCCTGACCCTTTTTGTTATCTTCGCATTCTATTACGGGCATTATATTCAAAAGAAAAATACTTCCTATTCCATTTCAGGTTTTTTCAGCACATTCATTCTTGTTTCGGTCTTCAGCTTCTTGCCGTACCTGCCTTTTTACCTTTCCTTCAGTCCTCAGGCAGCAGAGGGCTTCGATTTCGTTTTGCCGGAATCAAGGACAACGATTGATAAATTCCTTATCCTTTTCGGACTTTTCCTGTTTTTGGCTTTCTCTTTTCTTGTAATCCGTCTTGACTCTGGAAGAAAAATCGGATTTTTCATCCTTTTGATCGGAGGCTCAATCCTGCTTTCTATGGCATGGGCTATTCCCCTGCTTGCAGTCCTTCTGCCCTTGCTCACCCTTTCTCTGTTTATATTCCTGAAGGATCTTCCGGAAAGAAGTGCAACAGGTTTTGTATCTCTGCTAATCGCGACAGCCGCCTTCCTTGGTCTTCTCTGCGAAGTTGTTTTCCTTGACGACCCGATCTCAGGTGAATTTGCCCGCATGAACACGGTTTTCAAGTTCTATATTCATTTATGGATTTTCCTTGCTATTGCAGCCTCCTATTCTTATTATGCACTTCGTTCCTTTTCCTGGGGAGAGTCCGGGAATAGAGGGCTTTTGAAGGGGGCTTATGTAAAAAGAACGTGGGCAGCTGTACTTGTGCTGCTGGTTATTTCCTGTTCTTTTTTTCCTGTAGTCTCAACCTGTACAAGAATAAAAGAGATGAATGCCGAGCCTTCCCTTGATGGAATGGAATACATGAAGGAGCTGGACATGGGAGATTACAATGCCATAAATTGGATGCAGGAAAATATTACAGGATCTCCGGTAATTCTCGAAGCTGCTGCAGATGATGGTGGTTATGGTTATACGTCCAGGGTTTCTGCAAATACCGGGCTCCCTACAGTCATCGGGTGGGCAAGGCACGAAAGGTTCTGGGGAAGAGACCACAGAGAAGTGAAACAGAGGATAAAAGATGTCCGTTCTATTTATTCAACTGGCAATGAAAAGAAAGCTCTGGAGCTTATGGATAAATATAACGTAAGCTATGTGTATATCGGTAATCTTGAACGGCAGACGTATTCCGTAAAACTGGATAAATTCGAGGATGAAACCTGTTTTGAACCGGTTTACATGGGTACAGTCACAATATATAAATTAAAAGAGATATGTAAAAGATAA
- a CDS encoding aldehyde dehydrogenase family protein, which translates to MKMQINGKAVEACGGEVFGIKNPATGELIEQVPRGTEEDVAVAVEAASSAFTGWASASPQQRGEVLYRAAEIVRQRKDELASLLTQEQGKPIVEARNEIEGFAHVLEYYCGLSGSQRGDFIPVPGNGYAFTVKKPLGVCAAIIPWNMPALIMGWKIAPVLISGNTLVLKPASNTPLTNLTLASIFVEAGLPAGVLNVVTGPGETVGESLVRSPEVRKISFTGEARTGKRVAELAACGMKRITLELGGSDPMLVCDDADLESAAAGALRGRFYNCGQTCTAVKRLYVFESVAEEFIKKLETGIKSLRLGNGMDKNISMGPLNNRTQWEYIKELAAEIEEKDAGRIITGGKVPEFKDSEKGYFFEPTLVSDVPGDSRLLKEEVFGPLLPVVTVKNLDEAIVGANSTCYGLGASIWTKNIDRARKGCEQLNAGIIWINQHLKVAPEVPFGGVKESGFGRENGPESLSEYLETKTIMLKI; encoded by the coding sequence ATGAAAATGCAGATCAACGGAAAAGCTGTAGAAGCATGTGGAGGAGAGGTCTTCGGGATTAAAAACCCTGCAACAGGAGAACTTATCGAGCAGGTCCCCCGGGGTACAGAAGAAGACGTGGCTGTTGCGGTCGAAGCTGCTTCGTCCGCTTTCACAGGCTGGGCTTCCGCATCTCCACAGCAGAGAGGAGAAGTGCTTTACAGGGCTGCGGAAATTGTCCGACAGAGGAAAGACGAGCTTGCTTCCCTGCTGACACAGGAACAGGGAAAGCCTATTGTAGAAGCCCGAAATGAAATCGAAGGTTTTGCCCATGTTCTTGAGTATTACTGCGGGCTTTCAGGTAGCCAGCGAGGTGACTTCATTCCGGTTCCGGGAAATGGGTATGCATTTACCGTAAAAAAACCTCTTGGGGTCTGTGCAGCCATAATTCCCTGGAACATGCCTGCCCTGATTATGGGCTGGAAAATTGCCCCTGTTTTGATTTCCGGAAATACTCTGGTACTGAAGCCGGCAAGTAACACCCCTCTTACAAACCTGACTCTTGCTTCTATCTTTGTGGAAGCCGGACTGCCGGCAGGTGTGCTGAATGTGGTAACAGGACCTGGGGAGACCGTAGGGGAAAGCCTTGTTCGCAGTCCTGAGGTAAGAAAAATTTCTTTTACTGGAGAAGCCAGAACCGGAAAAAGGGTAGCTGAACTTGCAGCCTGCGGGATGAAAAGGATTACCCTGGAGCTGGGAGGAAGTGACCCTATGCTTGTGTGTGACGATGCTGACCTTGAAAGTGCTGCTGCCGGAGCCCTGAGAGGGAGGTTTTATAACTGCGGCCAGACCTGTACTGCTGTCAAGAGGCTGTATGTTTTCGAATCCGTAGCCGAAGAGTTCATAAAAAAACTTGAAACGGGAATAAAGAGCTTAAGGCTCGGAAACGGGATGGACAAAAATATCAGTATGGGCCCGCTTAACAACCGCACCCAGTGGGAATACATAAAAGAGCTTGCGGCCGAAATTGAGGAAAAAGATGCAGGCAGGATAATTACCGGAGGGAAAGTACCTGAGTTCAAAGATTCCGAGAAAGGGTACTTCTTTGAACCCACTCTTGTTTCAGATGTACCCGGAGACTCCAGGCTTTTGAAAGAAGAGGTTTTTGGACCTTTGCTCCCCGTGGTAACTGTAAAAAACCTTGATGAGGCAATAGTGGGAGCAAACAGCACCTGTTACGGGCTTGGGGCATCCATCTGGACAAAAAATATAGACAGGGCACGGAAAGGATGTGAACAGTTGAATGCAGGGATCATATGGATCAATCAACACCTGAAGGTAGCCCCCGAAGTTCCTTTCGGAGGAGTTAAGGAAAGTGGGTTCGGAAGAGAAAACGGACCCGAATCCCTCTCCGAATATCTGGAAACAAAAACCATAATGCTAAAAATCTGA
- a CDS encoding DUF3303 domain-containing protein — protein MLFMDVSTWDPSNRDKILEHFKKLEIPDGIDIINQWVDLSGNRYYILYEAESAEAYGAFNLPWSDICVIDSVPVMEASEFMQLLPKYKK, from the coding sequence ATGTTATTCATGGACGTTAGTACCTGGGACCCTTCGAATCGCGACAAGATCCTTGAACACTTCAAGAAACTGGAAATTCCAGATGGAATCGATATTATCAACCAGTGGGTTGACCTTTCCGGAAACCGCTATTATATCCTTTACGAAGCAGAAAGTGCTGAGGCTTACGGAGCCTTCAACCTGCCCTGGTCCGACATCTGCGTGATTGACAGTGTCCCGGTGATGGAAGCTTCTGAATTTATGCAGCTTCTGCCCAAGTACAAAAAGTAA
- a CDS encoding NAD(P)/FAD-dependent oxidoreductase, translating into MKIVIIGSGLAGLSAGYRLCKSNEVTVFEKDPDIGGMAASYCLEQSGKKYFIERYYHHIFRTDSELLALIRELGLEKQMLWLEAKDAYFVDGKNYPMNTPLEILHFSPLSILDLAKLGLLVFRIRLIKDTVPYDQIKAKDWILDTAGKSVYENFFAPLMKSKFGDNAENVSAAWLIGRVKIRSDRGKEGEKLGYMRGGFNSLLEALEGEITANGGEIRTNKEVTELVIKNNAVQGVVVDGEFIACDAVISTAEPAVLDAITGGKLELLHDSLKNIHYQGTACALIGLDRPLMEDGNYWMNIKADVPFGAVIEHTNYMPFEDYGEHLVYVTAYFQDEKSALWTQKEENVLDSYLQGLEKMFPGFSRTKVRWTKLYRRIDTAPVYEQGYLKNVLPFTAGPSGLYLAGMFSSTNYPERSLNGSVKAGFESAELLMKEKGN; encoded by the coding sequence ATGAAGATAGTAATAATCGGAAGCGGACTTGCCGGTTTATCCGCAGGTTACAGGCTATGTAAATCTAACGAAGTAACCGTTTTTGAAAAAGATCCAGATATCGGGGGGATGGCAGCAAGTTACTGTCTGGAACAATCCGGGAAAAAATACTTTATTGAAAGGTACTACCACCATATATTCAGGACCGATTCGGAACTCCTTGCCCTCATAAGGGAACTCGGGCTTGAAAAGCAGATGCTGTGGCTGGAAGCAAAAGATGCCTATTTCGTGGATGGTAAGAACTATCCTATGAACACTCCTCTTGAGATCTTACACTTTAGCCCTCTATCCATTCTTGACCTGGCAAAACTTGGTCTGCTGGTTTTCAGGATCAGACTGATAAAAGACACGGTGCCCTATGACCAGATAAAGGCAAAGGACTGGATTCTCGATACTGCGGGAAAGTCGGTGTATGAAAACTTTTTTGCCCCTCTTATGAAAAGCAAATTCGGAGATAACGCCGAAAACGTTTCTGCCGCCTGGTTAATCGGGAGGGTGAAAATAAGGTCGGATAGGGGAAAAGAAGGGGAGAAACTGGGGTACATGAGAGGCGGCTTTAACTCTCTTCTGGAAGCCCTGGAAGGGGAAATAACTGCAAATGGGGGAGAGATTCGGACAAATAAGGAAGTAACTGAACTTGTGATCAAAAACAATGCCGTACAGGGAGTGGTGGTGGACGGGGAGTTTATAGCTTGCGATGCGGTTATTTCGACTGCAGAACCCGCGGTACTTGATGCGATCACCGGAGGCAAGCTAGAACTCCTGCATGATTCTTTAAAAAATATCCATTATCAAGGGACTGCGTGTGCTTTGATCGGGCTTGATAGGCCGCTTATGGAAGACGGGAATTACTGGATGAACATAAAAGCCGATGTGCCTTTTGGAGCCGTGATCGAACACACCAATTATATGCCTTTTGAAGACTATGGGGAACATCTGGTCTATGTGACTGCTTATTTTCAGGACGAAAAGAGTGCTCTCTGGACGCAAAAGGAAGAAAATGTCCTTGATTCTTACCTTCAAGGGCTTGAAAAAATGTTTCCCGGATTCTCAAGAACAAAGGTTCGCTGGACGAAGCTCTACCGCAGAATAGATACCGCCCCCGTATACGAGCAGGGCTATCTCAAAAATGTGCTTCCTTTTACTGCAGGCCCTTCTGGGCTTTATCTTGCAGGTATGTTCTCTTCAACCAATTATCCGGAAAGGAGTCTGAACGGTTCGGTAAAAGCCGGGTTTGAATCCGCAGAGCTGCTGATGAAAGAAAAAGGAAATTAA